The Sebastes umbrosus isolate fSebUmb1 chromosome 4, fSebUmb1.pri, whole genome shotgun sequence genome has a window encoding:
- the ptprjb.1 gene encoding receptor-type tyrosine-protein phosphatase eta isoform X5, giving the protein MKPLLSVSLWTLLLSSALLLEISQAKCVSSECGSNETEALKTLTTTTTTVTFVSSPNCNISTDNNISGNGSITGLTPGAVYPIFLKCLNCCKEATTKPGVVRNLSVTEITTSSISLNWTEPEGNSSSYRVQWTDGNVPGSNNVNQTHTTITNLTAGVHYEITVTAVADDGLTEGQKDTVSQYTKPEVVRNLSVTEITTSSISLMWTKPEGNSSFYRVQWTDGTTNYSVKVTETNITITELTAGVQYNFTVIAVAADNKTESEGAQTFHYTKPEVVRNLSVTEITTSSISLKWTKPEGNSSFYRVQWTDGNVPYSNNVNQTHITITNLTAGVQYEITVTAVAGDGSTDGQSTTVYQYIKPEVVKNLSVTEITTSSISLKWTEPEGNSSFYRVQWTDGTTNYSVKVTETNKNITELTAGVRYNFTVIAVAADNKTESEGAQMFRHTKPEIVRNLSVTEITTSSISLMWTKPEGNSSFYRVQWTDGNTNYSVKVTETEKNITELTAGVRYNFTVIAVAADNKTESEGAQIFRHTKPEVVRNLSVTEITTSSISLMWIEPEGNSSFYRVQWTGGNVPYSNNVNQTHITITNLTAGVQYEINVTAVAGDGSTEGKSTTVSQYTKPEVVKNLTVTEVTTSSISLMWTKPEGNSSFYRVQWTDGNVPHSNNVTQTHITISNLTAGVKYEINVTAVAGDGSTDGQSTTVSQYTKPEAVKNLSVSEITTSSISLNWTKPEGSSSFYRVQWTDGNVPHSNNVTQAQITISNLTAGVQYEITVTAVAGDGSSEGQSTTVSQYTKPGEIGEPTVSTNTSSISLNWTSPPGEVFKYRVEWHSDGATIKIFTYDTFAVLSDLIPGTSYTISVIAIARDNQTEGNRRTFTSVTKPALVGNLSITEVTTSSVSLDWTKPEGNATSYTVQWTTGEDTTTETSFTINGLIPGHQYNITVAAVAVNSSNKGKETFTSTFTRPAKPEDITIIARGTDYLNISWTLPEGRVEHYVVNILNKTQIYLYKNITTVTTALLTDLDPGRLFYITVTAVAGLFKETSDQASLATEPTPPGSIIISQRTNSSLHLKWATPASMEGAPHISYHITYQPKGGEVQNKNASVNSTELSSLFSGTSYNITVETVGPQNLRSTPVHISAFTHPNPVLNLVASPKSTTSVNVKWSEPQGAQMYYKYRVETYNTTGALFNIIVSNNSIDVPDLEPGTRYNINVTTIAATGSESTVEQTFSYTMPKAVTNLTVEDLNTTAIRLTWLRQSDHKPSYSYLVIVLQDAVVVHNDSTETETYTFFNLTPGKLYTFDVFTVVGGVKSAVESTPSYTKPGVVSDVIAIGSTTTMSVSWTPADGQVDSYTVLLYRDRLLVGNGTDLSNTTKSKQFQHLTPGVLYCVKVVTKSGPLWNSDGRVCNATFPNPPGPIMVDFQTVESINFTWSFPENMDHNQCNFSVSSINGFFLIGTNWFRLDNLQSGSPYNISVVTIGVYNYESTTVTTENYTRPYPVTMLRQTKITTNAVTLAWEQPESKSSYRYVVKATNGSFYSSEEVLNKHKEITGLLSGSNYSFTVTTQTADGTEAAAVTVSYFTRPYSIGQLEAETLNTTAVRLVWMKPLEYKTEYTYRVESTGFGSQKTKNETLALEVTEISQLSPGTNYTFCVSVRAADGIEGEASCTAQYTKPEAVQPSVSSQGSNSSILVLWTKPPGKVEHYKVYLNSTSTALIKEVVLNSTDTSVLFDNLSAGRLYTVVVTTHSGPFNASSGFITNATFPNPPGPIDILEKTTSSIAIVWKEAPLMTGTSFHYQLGISPTQGGGYINTTNTSHTFDSLRSGTPFNFFVATVGAIGFESERVQIHMVTTRPFSVRFLAASTEENSITVMWHVPNEYKESYRYNVSWQSPDGTLMSGELLQENKTNINNLVSGERYNISVTTETSDGTKGAPRWVSNCTNASPVTKLKCEGPNTTNANVILSWTKPSGKHSGFQINVDNDTITTISTCCGHTVSNLQHNTEYNLTLETQSCGAPSTPVPLLCQTGITNPPIPGNYESLVEVVEKLYNKFNLQIDSSLLDNTNGPITDVGVLVTNALPSDTSNLAKYVGKTYDQWKAKETPVYLATVAKNTFSSKRSGESHLNIEVGNGSSWKGYTNGVLEANGKYQYAIVLFTSVKLKDKDNLVDGQQSLLSITNFYYAVALPQNPAVNIGIAVGLTLGIFCVLFIILVGFIIYWKRISNKETSDIQIHSMRAKVSVAVRVEDYEAYYKKQKADSNCGFAEEFEDLKLVGTAQSKTNALTLENKPKNRYNNVLPYDSSRVKLSIIHGSPYDDYINANYMPGYNSRKEYIAAQGPLPTTVNEFWRMIWEKNVQTLVMLTRCNEQGRVKCEQYWDYGTKYYENITVTATSEIPLEDWTIRDFVIKNVKTAETRAVRHFHFTAWPDHGVPQTTELLISFRHLVREHMDQYSRHSPTVVHCSAGVGRTGTFIAIDRLIFQIERENIVDVYGIVHDQRMHRPLMVQTEDQYVFLNQCSMDIIRSRTGTNVDLIYQNAAALSIYENFEPKKGFPKNGYRNA; this is encoded by the exons ATCTCCCAAGCAAAATGTGTCA GTAGTGAATGTGGAAGCAATGAAACAGAAGCGTTAAaaacattaacaacaacaacaacgacggTCACGTTTGTATCCAGTCCAAACTGCAACATCTCCACTGACAACAATATCTCTGGAAATGGATCGATAACTGGTTTGACTCCTGGAGCAGTCTACCCAATCTTCCTCAAATGTTTGAACTGCTGCAAAGAGGCCACCACAA AGCCTGGAGTTGTCAGGAACCTCTCTGTCACTGAAATCACaacatcctccatatctctGAACTGGACTGaaccagagggaaacagctcTTCCTATAGAGTACAGTGGACTGATGGAAATGTACCTGGCAGTAACAATGTGAATCAAACACATACAACCATCACTAACCTGACTGCTGGTGTCCATTATGAAATAACTGTTACTGCAGTGGCAGATGATGGCCTTACTGAAGGACAGAAAGACACTGTTTCTCAGTACACAA AGCCTGAAGTAGTCAGGAACCTCTCTGTCACTGAAATCACAACATCCTCTATATCTCTGATGTGGACTAaaccagagggaaacagctcTTTCTATAGAGTACAGTGGACTGATGGAACAACTAACTACAGTGTCAAAGTCACTGAAACAAACATAACTATCACTGAGTTGACTGCTGGAGTCCAGTACAATTTTACTGTCATAGCAGTGGCTGCAGATAACAAAACAGAAAGTGAAGGGGCTCAGACTTTTCACTATACAA AGCCTGAAGTAGTCAGGAACCTCTCTGTCACTGAAATCACAACATCCTCTATATCTCTGAAGTGGACTAaaccagagggaaacagctcTTTCTATAGAGTACAGTGGACTGATGGAAATGTACCTTACAGTAACAATGTGAATCAAACACATATAACCATTACTAACCTGACTGCTGGTGTCCAGTATGAAATAACTGTTACTGCAGTGGCAGGTGATGGCAGTACTGACGGACAGAGTACCACTGTTTATCAATACATAA AGCCTGAAGTAGTCAAGAACCTCTCTGTCACTGAAATCACAACATCCTCTATATCTCTGAAGTGGACTGaaccagagggaaacagctcTTTCTATAGAGTACAGTGGACTGATGGAACAACTAACTACAGTGTCAAAGtcactgaaacaaacaaaaatatcacTGAGTTGACTGCTGGAGTCCGGTACAATTTTACTGTCATAGCAGTGGCTGCAGATAACAAAACAGAAAGTGAAGGGGCTCAGATGTTTCGCCATACAA AGCCTGAAATAGTCAGGAACCTCTCTGTCACTGAAATCACAACATCCTCTATATCTCTGATGTGGACTAaaccagagggaaacagctcTTTCTATAGAGTACAGTGGACTGATGGAAATACTAACTACAGTGTCAAAGTcactgaaacagagaaaaatatCACTGAGCTGACTGCTGGAGTCCGGTACAATTTTACTGTCATAGCAGTGGCTGCAGATAACAAAACAGAAAGTGAAGGGGCTCAGATTTTTCGCCATACAA AGCCTGAAGTAGTCAGGAACCTCTCTGTCACTGAAATCACAACATCCTCTATATCTCTGATGTGGATCGaaccagagggaaacagctcTTTCTATAGAGTACAGTGGACTGGTGGAAATGTACCTTACAGTAACAATGTGAATCAAACACATATAACCATTACTAACCTGACTGCTGGTGTCCAGTATGAAATAAATGTTACTGCAGTGGCAGGTGATGGCAGTACTGAAGGAAAGAGTACCACTGTTTCTCAATACACAA AGCCTGAAGTAGTCAAGAACCTCACTGTCACTGAAGTCACAACATCTTCTATATCTCTGATGTGGACTAaaccagagggaaacagctcTTTCTATAGAGTACAGTGGACTGATGGGAATGTACCTCACAGTAACAATGTGACTCAAACACATATAACCATTAGTAACCTGACTGCTGGTGTCAAGTATGAAATAAATGTTACTGCAGTGGCAGGTGATGGCAGTACTGACGGACAGAGTACCACTGTTTCTCAATACACAA AGCCTGAAGCAGTCAAAAACCTCTCTGTCAGTGAAATCACaacatcctccatatctctGAATTGGACTAAACCAGAGGGAAGCAGCTCTTTCTATAGAGTACAGTGGACTGATGGGAATgttcctcacagtaacaatGTGACTCAAGCACAAATAACCATCTCTAACCTGACTGCTGGTGTCCAGTATGAAATAACTGTTACTGCAGTGGCAGGTGATGGCAGTAGTGAAGGACAGAGTACCACTGTTTCTCAATACACAA AACCTGGTGAAATTGGGGAACCTACTGTGTCCACAAacacctcctccatctctctgaaCTGGACCTCACCTCCGGGTGAGGTGTTCAAGTACAGGGTGGAGTGGCACAGTGATGGAGCTACGATAAAGATATTTACCTATGATACCTTTGCCGTGCTATCAGACCTGATCCCTGGTACTAGCTACACAATCTCAGTCATTGCCATCGCCAGAGACAATCAGACAGAAGGAAACCGTCGCACATTCACCTCAGTCACAA AACCTGCTTTGGTCGGGAATCTCTCCATCACTGAAGTCACAACATCGTCTGTGTCTCTGGACTGGACTAAACCAGAGGGAAATGCTACCTCATATACAGTTCAGTGGACTACAGGAGAAGACACCACCACTGAAACCTCCTTTACTATCAACGGTTTAATCCCTGGACACCAGTACAACATTACAGTGGCCGCTGTTGCTGTAAATTCCTCAAACAAAGGAAAAGAAACCTTCACAAGTACCTTCACAA GGCCTGCGAAGCCTGAGGACATTACGATTATAGCACGAGGAACCGATTACCTGAACATCAGCTGGACTTTACCTGAAGGGAGGGTTGAACACTACGTGGTGAACATCTTAAATAAGACACagatatatttgtataaaaacataacaacaGTCACCACGGCCCTCCTTACTGATTTAGATCCTGGGAGACTCTTTTATATCACAGTGACCGCTGTAGCTGGACTCTTCAAAGAGACGTCTGATCAGGCTTCGCTTGCCACTG AGCCCACACCTCCGGGTTCCATCATCATCAGTCAGAGGACAAACTCTTCGCTCCATCTGAAGTGGGCGACTCCTGCTTCGATGGAGGGCGCTCCACACATCAGCTACCATATCACCTACCAACCAAAAGGTGGCgaagtacaaaataaaaacgcCTCGGTCAACAGCACAGAGCTGTCCTCGCTTTTCTCTGGAACTTCCTACAATATAACTGTAGAAACAGTTGGACCCCAGAATTTAAGGAGCACGCCTGTCCATATTTCTGCTTTCACTC ATCCCAACCCAGTGTTGAACCTTGTAGCCAGCCCTAAATCCACTACCTCAGTAAATGTGAAATGGTCAGAACCGCAGGGAGCCCAGATGTATTACAAATACCGGGTTGAAACCTACAATACTACAGGAGCACTGTTTAACATAATAGTCAGCAATAACAGCATTGATGTACCCGACCTGGAGCCAGGAACTAGATACAATATCAATGTCACGACGATAGCAGCAACAGGAAGTGAATCCACGGTGGAACAGACGTTCAGTTACACAA TGCCCAAAGCAGTGACCAACCTCACAGTCGAGGATTTGAACACAACGGCCATCCGGCTGACGTGGCTCAGACAAAGTGATCATAAGCCTTCCTACTCCTACCTGGTGATAGTGCTCCAGGACGCCGTGGTGGTTCACAATGATTCAACTGAGACTGAGACTTACACCTTCTTCAATCTGACCCCTGGAAAATTGTACACTTTTGATGTGTTTACAGTTGTAGGGGGCGTCAAGTCCGCGGTGGAAAGCACACCAAGTTACACAA agccTGGAGTAGTTTCTGACGTCATAGCAATAGGAAGCACAACCACCATGTCAGTGAGCTGGACACCAGCAGATGGGCAGGTGGACTCCTACACTGTCCTGCTGTACAGAGACAGGCTCTTGGTGGGAAACGGCACAGATCTGAGCAACACTACCAAGAGCAAACAGTTTCAGCACCTGACACCAGGAGTGCTTTACTGTGTGAAGGTGGTCACCAAAAGTGGACCTTTGTGGAATAGCGACGGACGTGTTTGCAACGCAACTT TTCCCAACCCTCCCGGCCCCATCATGGTGGACTTTCAGACTGTGGAGTCCATCAACTTCACCTGGTCCTTTCCAGAGAACATGGACCATAATCAGTGTAACTTCAGTGTGTCCAGCATCAACGGATTCTTTCTGATTGGAACCAACTGGTTCCGGCTGGACAACCTCCAGTCTGGAAGCCCCTACAACATCTCTGTTGTTACTATAGGCGTGTATAACTATGAGAGCACCACAGTGACAACAGAGAACTATACCA GACCATATCCTGTAACCATGCTGAGACAGACAAAAATCACCACAAATGCAGTGACTTTGGCGTGGGAACAGCCGGAGAGCAAATCTAGCTACCGGTATGTGGTGAAGGCCACCAACGGCTCCTTCTATTCATCTGAAGAAgtgttaaacaaacacaaagaaatcaCTGGACTTCTCTCTGGGAGCAACTACAGCTTCACTGTCACCACACAGACAGCAGATGGCACTGAGGCAGCAGCTGTGACGGTGTCCTACTTTACGC GTCCATACAGTATTGGACAGTTGGAAGCTGAAACCTTAAACACAACCGCTGTACGGCTGGTTTGGATGAAACCACTGGAGTACAAAACTGAATACACATATCGGGTCGAGTCTACAGGCTTTGGCTCCCaaaaaacgaaaaacgaaaCCCTCGCATTAGAAGTGACAGAGATCTCACAGCTCAGCCCCGGGACCAACTACaccttctgtgtttctgtcaggGCGGCGGATGGCATCGAAGGGGAAGCAAGCTGCACCGCACAGTACACCA AGCCCGAGGCAGTGCAACCCAGTGTCTCCAGCCAGGGCTCCAATAGTTCGATCCTGGTGCTGTGGACCAAACCTCCTGGGAAAGTGGAGCATTATAAGGTTTATCTGAACAGCACGTCCACAGCTTTAATTAAGGAGGTCGTGCTGAACTCCACCGATACCTCCGTTCTGTTTGACAACCTGTCCGCTGGAAGACTTTACACTGTCGTGGTAACCACACATAGTGGACCCTTCAATGCATCATCTGGATTCATTACTAATGCAACTT TCCCTAACCCTCCTGGACCGATTGACATCCTGGAAAAGACAACCAGCTCCATTGCCATCGTGTGGAAGGAGGCACCTCTGATGACCGGTACGTCGTTCCACTACCAGTTGGGTATCTCGCCGACCCAGGGAGGAGGATACATCAATACCACCAACACCAGTCATACTTTTGACTCCCTACGTTCTGGGACTCCCTTCAACTTCTTTGTAGCAACAGTGGGTGCGATAGGTTTTGAGAGTGAGAGGGTTCAGATCCACATGGTCACTACAA GACCGTTCAGTGTGAGGTTTCTTGCGGCTTCTACAGAAGAGAATAGCATCACAGTCATGTGGCACGTTCCTAACGAATACAAGGAAAGTTATCGTTACAATGTGTCCTGGCAAAGCCCAGATGGGACCCTTATGAGTGGAGAACTACTACAAGAAAATAAGACTAATATCAACAACCTGGTCTCTGGAGAACGCTATAACATTAGTGTCACCACAGAGACCTCTGATGGAACCAAAGGTGCCCCAAGATGGGTTTCCAACTGCACAA ATGCAAGCCCGGTGACAAAACTGAAATGTGAAGGTCCAAACACAACAAACGCAAATGTCATCCTGTCCTGGACCAAACCCAGTGGCAAACACTCTGGCTTCCAGATCAATGTAGACAACGATACCATCACCACAATAAGCACCTGTTGTGGCCACACCGTGTCCAACCTTCAACACAACACTGAATACAATCTGACTTTGGAGACTCAGAGCTGTGGAGCACCCAGCACCCCTGTGCCTCTTCTCTGCCAGACAGGCATCACTA ATCCCCCCATCCCAGGGAACTATGAGTCACTGGTGGAGGTGGTCGAAAAGCTATACAACAAGTTCAACCTTCAGATTGACTCCAGCCTGCTGGACAACACCAATGGACCAATTACAGATGTTGGGGTGCTGGTGACAAATGCCCTCCCTA GTGACACTTCTAATTTGGCAAAGTACGTGGGGAAAACTTACGATCAGTGGAAGGCAAAGGAAACTCCAGTATACCTGGCAACAGTTGCAAAGAACACCTTCTCTTCCAAACGCAGTGGAGAGAGCCACCTGAACATAGAAGTTGGAAATGGATCCAGTTGGAAAGGCTACACTAATGGTGTTTTGGAGGCCAATGGAAAATACCA ATATGCTATTGTGTTGTTCACCAGTGTGAAactgaaagacaaagacaacCTTGTGGATGGTCAACAGTCATTGTTGAGTATAACAAACTTCTATTATGCTGTTGCGCTCCCGCAGAACCCAG CTGTCAACATTGGCATTGCTGTCGGATTAACGTTGGGAATCTTTTGCGTTCTCTTCATCATCCTCGTCGGCTTCATTATCTACTGGAAAAG GATATCCAACAAAGAAACATCAGACATCCAGATTCATTCCATGAG AGCCAAAGT AAGTGTGGCTGTGAGGGTGGAGGACTACGAGGCTTACTACAAGAAGCAGAAAGCAGACTCCAACTGTGGCTTTGCTGAAGAGTTTGAG GACCTGAAGCTTGTTGGTACAGCTCAGTCGAAAACAAATGCTCTGACGTTGGAGAACAAGCCCAAGAACCGCTACAACAACGTGCTTCCCT ATGACTCCTCTAGGGTGAAACTCTCTATTATCCATGGGAGTCCATATGACGACTACATCAATGCTAACTACATGCCG ggTTACAACTCCAGGAAGGAGTATATCGCAGCTCAGGGTCCTTTGCCAACCACAGTCAACGAGTTCTGGAGGATGATCTGGGAGAAGAACGTACAGACTCTGGTCATGCTGACACGCTGTAATGAACAAGGACGA GTGAAATGCGAGCAATACTGGGATTATGGCACCAAGTACTATGAAAACATCACTGTGACAGCAACCTCTGAAATACCACTTGAAGACTGGACCATCAGGGACTTtgtcattaaaaat GTGAAAACAGCAGAAACCCGTGCAGTGCGTCACTTCCATTTCACAGCCTGGCCAGATCACGGAGTACCCCAAACCACCGAGCTCCTTATCAGCTTCAGACACCTGGTCAGAGAGCACATGGACCAGTACTCCAGACACTCTCCTACTGTGGTGCACTGCAG TGCTGGCGTTGGACGCACAGGTACCTTCATTGCCATCGACCGTTTGATCTTCCAGATTGAAAGGGAAAATATTGTGGATGTGTACGGCATCGTCCACGATCAGCGCATGCACCGGCCCCTCATGGTGCAGACAGAG GACCAGTACGTGTTCTTAAACCAGTGCTCCATGGACATCATCAGATCAAGAACTGGAACCAATGTTGATCTAATCTACCAAAATGCCGCTGCACTCTCCATTTACGAGAACTTCGAACCAAAAAAAGGTTTCCCCAAAAATGGGTACCGCAATGCATAG